The genomic DNA GCCTCTACCGTGATGCTGGACCGATGGAGCATCGAGGTCACCAACACGCCGCCCAGTGAAGACCTGCGACCAAAAGTAAGTAATGGGAAAGGAAAATACtacaatttatcaaaaatccaaaattagAAACAAAGTTTGATTGTTGGTGATCAAAAcaaagcattaaaaatatacgaaTTGCTGAGGTGCTTTATCTCGAAAAGAAACTTAatcattgttaaaaattaaaaatatatattcggTCCAGTTTCAGTGTTCACTTCCAAAAGATTCACACGTAATCTAAATCTGTTAATTCACAgctaacttaaaaaaaaaaacttatgaaAATTTTCTACAAGCATTTGCCGACGGATTCagattaattgtttttaaatgttaatttaatttttaattttgaaaattattttttagttgcGTCTGAGATTCGATTTTAGCGTTAGCATTTGGCAGTTTCCCCGTCTTTGTtctatttttcaaacaaatttaagagtatgaaaaaaaaagtattttttacttatttttagcaaGATCTTTTGTGTTTCTTTAAATATGGTAAGAAAGTTATTTAACctaagttatatttaaaaacgtgtttttgtttttattaccgCTTAGTTGAGTTAGCTGGAATCTTTTTCATCGCCTTCGGCAACAGGACCGTAGGTACTAGTGTgcagattttaatttttgaccCTTAACCAAATGGATCCCAGAACACATTAAATTTTGGGCAATTCTTGTTCCATTTATTGCTTTATCTGGCCTAATTAACTAGCCTGAGTATATTTTTTCTGCATATCAAATCGAATTGGCATACTGGCCATCCCAGAGTAGGCtgtggtgggcgtggcaagtGGCTGTGCCAGCAGGAAAATCCAATTATTGGCCACAAAGCGCTTACCACGCACACCATTTCCTCTTCCCCATGAAGGCAAAACGATTCAGAAACTAATTTGTCTGGTTGGAAGGCGTGGTGCTGACGCTGGCAACCTGCATCCGCAAAACTTCACCCTTAAACACGTTTTGTGCTTGCCGACTGACAACTGCTAAGCCAagtttttcccttttccccacTTTTCCCGCTGCAGGTGACGCTGCACTCGAATATGCAGAAGGTGATTGAGCTGTCGCAAAGTGTTGTGGTCGACAAGTCGCTGATGGAGCGCTTCGAGGAAATTCAGCGCCAGAGCAAGCAGGCAGCCAGGGCCGCCTCCACCACATCGATTATGATGGCCAGCGagacggaaacggaaacggaaatggagACGGCCACGGTGGAGttcggcaacagcaacagcaccaccaccCGGACGACCACCACCAAGAGCATTTCGATGTCCACCTTCGAGACACAGTGCCTGCGGAAGACCCTGCGGTCCAccttcagcagcagcagcagcaacacgaGCAGCGGCAGTCCCTGCAACGGCAACCAGGATGCGGAAACGGAAGCCGTTGTCGAAGCCGAAGTCCGGCCAAAATCCTTGGCCAGGAGGTCGGACGAGACGGAGAAGCAGTCACTTGAgacgctgctgctgcagcacaaacaacagctgcagcagcagcagcagcaacaacaaggagCCGCATCGGATGCAGCTGAGGAAGCTGCACCAGCAACGCCAGTTGGGAATAATCAAAGCGATAATAATGGCCAGTACAATAAGCAAAACAACATCCTTAAACAGCAAATTACATTGTCGTTGGATTTGTCCGACCATGAAGAAGGTggcgatggagatggagatggcgATGGCAATGGCAGCAACAGCATTGCAGCAACCCCAATCACACCCACAACACCGAACGCCTCGACGAGTGTGCcggcacagcagcaacatctgcaGTTCGAGCAGCAGAAGCCCATCAAAGTGCAATGTGACAAGGACTGCACGGTGCCCTACAACATTATCAACAACTATTTCTCCGTCGGCGTGGTGAGTACGCTCCATTGCAGGCACTAAACCAAACAACAATCCAAGTTTAATGGCCTTGCATTTGTCACACTTGTACCGCAGAATACGATAGCCGAGCATGTtatctaatttaaaattaatgtaattttctGCAGATATATAAGTATGGCTTTCCAGTGCAGTTGGACTCACTGAtcacaatttttgtttttatgataccaatttttttgtatcagGGCATCCAACTGCACCGGAATGATTTTAACATGTTTTCTGCTTGTTTGGGTGTAACTGAGGAATCGGTAAAATGCATTCACTGTTTTACAGTTcctacacagagaaaatttCGACGTGCAGGAATTAAGATTTTGAATTCTAAAAATTAGTGTGAACTCATTTTGAGTACAGATTTTGCTTAAGAACTCATGTTCAGGATGTTTGtactcattaaaaaaatattaaattgatcaCTATTAGGACATGTGtacttttattttggattcgagaaaaatgtttttaaaatgagaGTAAAAAAATTGATTCAAAATCTTTGGTTTGAGATCTGAGATTTCCAGACCCAACTCCTGTATTATTTCGAGTCaatggttttatttgttttttatttttattttattaatatttttctttatgtttaccattttttaaaactaccgaaaatattttgctcaAACTCGAATTCGTCCTTTCAACGAAAATATAAGGTGCGTGGACAAGTGGTTAAGGATTATGTCTAGAATGCGTAAGGTACCGGGTTCGTTTCTTAGTCGAGGCATGTGCTTTCAATTCACGAaacttatacaaaaaaaattattatgaatattgttttataaacaaacaattttagcACTACATGGTAACTCAAAAGAACGAAGGGGAAGGGAGAGGTGGTGTAACGGTTGTTTTagactacatttttttatttataacaattaaattgaaagcaaatggatatttcatttttggcaGATTTATTTTGTCCGATTCTAATTCTGAGAACAACACGCTccaattaaatcatttatgtACCCAATTTTGCGTACAAACATTTTCAGATTGAGTGCAATACACTTGATTATTTCTCTCTGTGTAGAGTTGTGATTCCGATTCGTTGCTTCGATTAATACCATCGTGTCCAGATCATGCTTCACTCCGTCACATGTCAGGCGCTAAGCCGGCGGTTGTCATGCCGTTTCCGTTCCGATTCACAGTGCTGTGCTATTGTGTTTGCCATCCtggtccatgtccatgtccatgtcatCAGCTGTGGCCACATGCACTGTGGCAAGAGCAACTATAAGAACAATTTTCATAATTAGTAACGACGAGCTGTCGTGACTGTTGACATGGGATTTGCATTTGACAAGCTCGCTTGCCAGGACAAATTTAATTACCCAAGGAAGTCGCGTCGCAAAGCTCTAGCTTTTGTCTTCAAGTGATGGCCGGTAAATTTGGCTTTTGTGTAGGTGTACTAGtaatcaaaacagaattttaaataagaaatttagGAAATGTTTAGTATTCACAGACTGGAGAGAGTTTTACGggattaaaacaattattccTTATTTAACCAGGTTGTTTGAGCTAGAGGGgatattagtttttaaatttatccgGCAAACGCtacttaatgttttaaattaattatttaataagtaGATCTAAAAACAAAGAAGATTTGTTTCGCAGACATTTTGTATGTGATCTCATATCAAGTGTCGAATTTCGGAATTACCAGTCCTTATTTCCAATAGTCCCTAAGGGCCAATAAAATTAAGGGCAATGTCCGCTGAGTTTTAGTCAAGCGACTCGGGGCTGTTcaataattcattttaatcGACTTGGTCAGGACATTGCACACTTTCGACCAAAAATCCAGCCCAACAAACGCCCGCAAATGAATAACCTTCAAAGCaggttgtgctctttcagatgcAAATTTGCGAGGAAATCGCTTTTAGGTGGATACATTCATAACCAAGGAGCGAGGTGAACGCAAACAATCGCTTTTCAATGAGAATGGGGAGATGTGGCCGGTAGGATATGGCAATTTCCATATCCCCTGGAACCAGAATCGTGCCTAGCGATTAGTCAAAGTCTCTGCCGCGTTGCAACACGTTTCGCATGCAAAGTGGCTGATTGCCACAAAAGTCGAATGCCACACGCCCGAGGCGCAACTGCAGATTCAggtacagatacagatacagatacagctacaaatacagatacagatacaggtACGGTTGCAGGTAGAGGTTCAAATTCAGGGGCAGTGTaccagatacagatacagatactgtTGCAGTTTGAGCTGGGTCTCGGGAGTATGCAAACGAGTTGGCAGGAGTTAAGCACACAATCATCAGCTGCGCATTTGCATCATTGATGCTGCAATGCATTCGATTGGCAGGTGCAGATGCAGGTGCAATTTGCTCTGTTTGTCTGCTCTTTTGCCAGCTTTTCAGACCAAATAGATGCCAACGCTTGCTTACCTTTGAAAATTCCAATCAAAGTGGCCCCGAAAGTTAGGCAACACTTTCCCGGCGTTCGAATTCACTTAGCTGGTGACCGACCGACTACTAAATTCCCGCAAAATTCCCCAATAGCCGAGAACGTTTAAATTAATCGATGCCCGAGCTGTTGCCAGAACGAAACTTGTCTCATTATAATTTCCAGCAAGTGTTAAATTAGTAACTGCTCAAGGTGACGCCAAACACCGCAAAGTCAGGGAAAAGAAACAGATTGCGCCCCAGGGACCGGCATATATGTAGTATAGCCACAGCCCACACACTCCCGCACAGCAAATAGCAAGAGGAAGGACACAACTTTGCAAAGTTTCGTAGGGgcttttgaataatttagTATGATGTGAGATATGAAAATGGCCGAGAAGCTAAGAAAAGAGCAGCCAAATCACAGATACTCACACTTTCAGTGGCCAGCACTCCGCGTATCAGGCCTGGATTGAAGAGGGCCATAAAGCAAAGTTAAGTGACAATTTTACAGCACCGCTCTGGCCGAAGAAACGAAATGAAGgccaaataaaacgaaaatggGGTACAAATCAGCCAGGCGATGTCCTGCCTCCTTTTTGTGTTTGCGGCAGATTGTAAACACGCTCATTGGTCGGTGGAAGTACCCAGCAACATAAGGGTCAGTCTTTCAAAAACaagatattttattaaaatattaaagttttttacccttaacattttttatccagctttatttaaataatatatgatAGGAAGTTTAGAAAGTTTTTTGATACCCGACAGTCGAGAATTATGAAAAAGGTTATTTCCTATTAAGTTTGCATCTAACTCTATTGCCGGTAAAATctaaaatacatattatagTAATAGGCAAATAATATgctacaacatttttaaaaccaaaacaaatttaaaaaaaattttaataaatttatataatgtaCATCCTTAGAAATAATGAAACTAAACTGTTAGTTCAATAATCATCGACCATCGCCTAGGAAATTTTTGTATTCTACTGTGCAAAAATACAGGATGGGTGGGTGGTTGTGTAGGTTTTGGCTCTGCGTAAGGTCACACCATTTGTCAAGTGGCGGCTAAAGCCGAAATCCTTTTTGTGCAAACATTTTGCGCTCCCCTGCGCCACTGAAATCAGCCTAATGCTCCTGCCACAGAGCCCGGCAATTGCACACCAGATCCCACAAAATCCGCACCGAAACCGAAATAAAATCGTGTGCCCGTGTGGGTAGGATTTCGCTTCGGGCTTGGGTTTCCCTATATTTTCGTGTGCGTGGCGTGTTAGTTTATTTATGACTTGATGTGCGTCTGTTTAAACAGTAGGCGACTACGGCAAAACTGCCGGCGATGATGTTATTGCCGCTCCTGCTGCTGGGATTTCACTTGTCGGACACATTTCACACGGAGAGCTCTTTGTCCTGGGCCCATCACGAAATCCATTTAACACTCATGTACACGAACATGTGTCTGGTCTACGAGGGAGTGCTCAAGTGGCACAGCTCCTTGGGAGCGAGCATCCTTGGGGAAAACGGGAGGAAAAGCCACCGCCCACTTCGAGTAATAcagcatgaaaagtatttcaCGCTGACGCTTGGGTTTAACGTCAAACAATTGACGTTGAGCGCCAACTTGAGCGACGATGATAAAAGTACGAGTTCCAGGAAGTTTTGGGAGTTGAGCTCAGCATTTAGCCGTTAAATctggcttttttttaaaatactttctaAGGAAGGAGAAAGAGGGGAATAGTTTATCTTTCAAATAAGTCACAAATGAATACAGCCACTAAACATACTTAATTATTTCTCTGCACATTTAACGGCGAattctttagttttttgaaaGATTCTTGATCTTCATTTGggtcttaaaaatataaaacatttttaaaattttcaaagctTTTCACCAATTACGGTGTTCAGAATACGCAGCatcgtttaaaaattaaatattattatattgaaatattaaaatttcttatatCAGGAAAcccattttatttaacaagcagttttatttattgttttcaatagctaatcatatattttataaatcaaataaaagtttagttttctaaaaaaaaggtaaattaaACCATTTTGGATTCTTGCCTGAAAAATGGCTTTCCTTAAAAACCCGTCACCACTGTTTGAGATTGGCAACTGTGGATGCTGTTTTGGAGTTGAAGTGTAATTGTCTGAACTGCGACTTTGAGTTTGGCTCAAGTTTTATGTGGCAGGGCGCAGAAACGGGAGCTGGATCCGCATTTTATGACAGGCTTTGGTACCTGAGTTGCTCATACGCCCCGTGGCCTAAAAGCGCTTTCGCCTTATCTACGTCAGATCGGAATTTGCAAGCCGCCAGCGTGCCAGTTTGGGTACACAAATTATTTCATTACCCTTTCCCCTTCCAGCCCTTTTTAGTGCCAGCATTCACCAACGTGCCACATTCTATGCTGGCTTTGGGACCACAGCGGCCCACTTTCCTCAATGCAAACAAGCTGTCGGCTGGAGAAACCATCTCCGGCGACTAATGGGTGTGGTGCGGTCGAGGCATGCTAATAAGCAGGGCTGTCACTAAATTAGTTTACCGCCCAGGCCGTGCATAAAGTGACAACGAACGCGGACGGCGGGAAGCGGAATGCGGCTAGagctaattaaaaagtttttcgtcgatttttcgattttaagcTCTGGCAGGCGTTCGCTCATGTTGACAATTCAATTTGACGTGGAGCGGTAATAAATCTTATTTGCTGTGTAACCAGCAGGCCCTAATTGAAAGTCCTGCCGCCACCACATTGCCCTGCATCCGTCGGGCGAAGGACCAAAGCCGCGCgtgcctgtgtgtgtttgcCGAGCGACATGCATAACAAATGCGCTGGCAGAATGTGCAACGTGTCGTATGAGCAACGCCGGCACAGTGCACAGTGCACTGGGCGGGCACTCAACCGAATATCCgcataagaaattaaaatgcagCCGTGAATGAAGTTGCCAGTTTCGAGGTGCCTGCGGCCCCGTAAAGCAAACACTTTTGCACAGACAGTGAGCACGTGAGCTTGCCAAGTACGTTttcagcaaaataaaatagcacTACTCGGTAACAGGCCACAAAAGGTAACTGGCCGTAGTAGAATGACGTATCTGATGGACAAATTTTGTAGTACCTATAATACCTTTAAAGCGAAATGACAAGGAAttggtttaaattaatttaaattattttttaaaagtattattattgaagcattaaaattgattaaatttatttgcttataatatccctacattttaaaactaataataaatggcttaaatggctattgaaataaaaacaatattgcAGTAATTTAATTGTGAGGTGGGATATGCATGCTTCAATCTACTACAAGTACATATATGCATGGAACTGCATATTGCATACATTCCAAAAGTTCAATAgtgaaatttgtattttttcttacTTCTGTTCATTTGGATGTGTTACATTGCTTGCAACTGCTGAGTCTTAAACTTCTCGATATATCCAACTTTCCATTGAAGTATTTGGAAGTTTTAAGAAGCTTTAATTTAACCTTCACCTGTTTTGATACAAGTTAGATGTCTTATCCAacattaattaacatttatgcGGCTTGGCAGTGCCAATCTCATCGCATTGCCATGACAGCCATGGTGTCAATCCATAGCCGATTTCTCGGAAAGTCTAAATggaaaatagaaatagaactCGCAGTCGAGTGCAATCCGAACGTGACCCTGAATGGCCCGCTTCTCCGATGACCTTTCGATTGGCCTTGCTCTCAAGCACCCCGCATTCCCTCTGTCTCCCCAGGACGCCGCCATCTGCGTCAAGTTCCACTTGGAGAGGGAGAAGAACCCGCACAAATTCAACAGCCGCATGAAGAACAAGCTCTGGTACTTCGAATATGCAACATCCGAGACATTTGCGGCATCCTGCAAGAATCTCCACGAGAGCATCGAAATTGTGGTAAGTGGGTAGGGTAAAGGCTGTGAGGGAAAGTGGAAGGGAAAGGATTCCTGTCATCGCTGATTTATTAACGGATGCTGGGTACTTGCAGTGCGATGGCGTGGCTCTGGACCTGGCCAACGGACCCCACCTGCAGGGTGTGGCCCTGCTCAACATCCCGTACACACATGGCGGCTCCAACCTGTGGGGCGAGCACCTGTCCCAGAAGCGGATCCGCAAGAGCGCCGGTCCCTTCGGCAAGAGCAAGAAGCTCCGGGCGGGCGACAAGGAGTTCTCGGCCACCAGTTTCAATTCCGCGGACCTCTCGGTGGCCATACAAGGTGGGCTAAATGCTTTAAGGCTCTGAAAATATAACGAATCTACCTAACTGGCTTAAAGTTAAGCtgttttttatactttagaAAGCTCTTTTTTATGTCCTCAAGATACGTAAAAACAGTAAAcctatttataatttacattGAGCAAACACTTAAAATCACTGTAAGCCACATTAATCGATATTCAAAGAAAACGATTTATCAAAATTTGgttcaatttataaattaaacgatttttcttcaaaagtataagaaaaaaaattttttgatttaaatgttatttgctAAAAGGCATTGAATTGATTCTGAGTTCAATGGtagcaaagaaaaaacaaattatcctattttgtattaatttattttttgttttaaatatatatttaaagaactacaaaattattttcctttcaaaaatggtataaaaaaggaacattttttattttaatattaatttttaaaagaaattactGATTACAATGTCAATGATGACAAATAATTcgttgaaatgtttttttttttattttttgtggttAATTATTGTTAGCAAGCAAGAtaatacttttcttttttttgcaacctccatttaattgaaaaccaTGAAATTTCTTccgtattttaatattaagggAATAAGATCTTTTTGCATGATAAAATTTGTGAAGGATATAATCAAATTTACGAATTTCAGATATCGGAGATCGCCTGATCGAGGTGATTGGCCTGGAGAACTGCCTGCACATGGGACAGGTGAGAACCGGACTGCGGGCTTCGGGTCGCCGGCTGGCCCAGTGCAGCGAGGTGATCATCAGGACGAAGAAAACGTTTCCTATGCAGATCGATGGCGAGCCCTGGATGCAGATGCCCTGCACGGTGAGATGGGTGTGTTAAATGTTTGAACAGAAGTCTAACAGAACATTCGATTTCTCTGGCCCAGATCAAGGTGACCCACAAGAACCAGGTGCCGATGCTGATGGCACCGCGATCGGAGAAGGGACGCGGGTTCTTCAATTTACTGTGCAGCTGATTCAGGCGCAGCGCATCGAGCGACTTCATGGGCGGAAACGCGCCCGAGTCCGCCGATGAGCTGGATGATGACTTTCGGATCGTCACTAGGAGCACCACCGTCCATAACATAGCCTAGCGTCAATAGCTTTAGCCCTAGTCCACCCACGATCGCATCGAATTGGTTTATCCTAGGTTAAGGCTTCCCCTTATGATAGTGTAGATGTGCTATATGTAttcgtatgtatgtatgtatgtcgAGTGAGTTTCAGAGCTTTATATTTAGTGTTAGAGTAGCCAAATATACAACCGAGTCAAGTCCATTCCAATGGGATCCGAGTGCGGAAGCTGTATATACATAGCAATACCAGTACGAAACCGGGGCATCCCCGAGCCAGCGTGCGAAGGCTTTAGGTGTACAGTGCCACAGGATATTTTAAGAACACTTTAAAAACGATAACATAGCGAAAATTGTCCAATAATGCAACTAAAAGGAGACCAACCAAACAAccagaaaaacaaaccaatACTAACAGCATGGTAGTGCTAGTTTTTGCCTTAGGCTTAAGTAATTTATTCCGTCATCGCCAGTGGTGGGTGTTGCCATGATCGAGAACTAATGTCGAAGATATAATGCGATCAGGGCGGAACCCTAGAAAGAAACATATCATTGATTTTCACCCGAGAGATTGCTTTTGGGCAGCACTCGCCACTGATCTAcgaacttttattttttttagtactttatattgtatatagataaaacaaatgtaaCTTGATATGCAAATGTCAACTAAATGGTGCagctttaaatgaaattttatatatgAATACATATATTGAGATGAGAAGAATTGGATGTTAAATAATACCATAGCGTGTATATTTCGTAAATTCGTATATGTATGCTTAGTGCCAATAAGGTCCTCTCAAACACAATACTCATTGATAAGGAAAGAAATTAAACGGGggcaagaaataaaaattggaagGGCCAAAACTACCCACCAAAACAAGTTTTTAGATTGAAAACCTACATTccatatgaattttaaataactaaccAGCACccaattttatttgctgttccaaaaattttctttaaagtttGTTAACATTTTGGCCAGACCCTAtgtaaattttgaaaaaaaactaagcAGGAAGTAGTGTAAATCTCACAAAGTAAAACTACGTAAAAAAGTCTTGTTTGTTAAATGGTACACCCATCAAAATATTAaggtaaattattaaatttaaaagtatttatttaaaatagctaaaaaactaaatacctTTTGTAGAAGGAAACTCAGATAAAAGTTGAAATGGATATACTcgcaattaaatatatgtcCTTATAGACAGGGAAATCCTTAGTCCCATTAAGTGACTAACTTGCTTGCTTGGGAATTAAACTTAGAAAACGGCATATTATATAGTTTAGCTGAATCATATCGTAGAAGTTTTTCCAGACCAAATTAAGTTCTCGTTGTGCCATTATATTCACCTATGAACTTCCCCTAGAAAATTTTCGTAATACATACACCATTAATCTTCTGGCACGACATCCTGTCAACAGGAAGCAAATAATATCAATGTACGTGAACGTGTATTCTGTCGGATTACGATGCAAAGCCCAcgtaataaacataaaaatcatttaattttgcaaataaacattttcaatgcGATTCCTCGGGCCCACAAGTCCTAGGTTTCGCCAGGAACAGAAGGATTTTGTGTTGGCGCCGGGGTGCCGCTAATGCCACACAGTAGCCAGTTAAcattaattataaatgaaCCACTTAACATTAGTAAAATGCAAAGCGAAGCTGATCGACTAAGGCCACGCTTTTGTACAGTACAATTAGGCTTAagcatatacatacatacttgTCTAAAAATAGCTCTATAATTGAACAACTACTAATTGATATTACCAGTTGAATTAAGGAAGAGGGCGAGTGGAACTTGCAAACTATAAACTAGGTTAAACTTACCGTATTTAATGCGTAGGT from Drosophila gunungcola strain Sukarami chromosome 2R unlocalized genomic scaffold, Dgunungcola_SK_2 000012F, whole genome shotgun sequence includes the following:
- the LOC128255988 gene encoding diacylglycerol kinase 1 isoform X4, coding for MFRLYDTDSNGVLDTAEMDAIVNQMMAVAEYLGWDVSELRPILQEMMVEIDYDADGTVSLDEWQRGGMTTIPLLVLLGVDSTTLKEDGIHVWRLKHFSKPAYCNLCLNMLVGLGKKGLCCVLCKYTVHERCVQHAPASCITTYVKSKKPKSGGDLLHHWVEGNCYGRCSKCRKRIKAYHGITGLTCRWCHMMLHNRCASSVKKECTLGEYAELVVPPTAICPAVLDRQRSVNQAHKKSQMHHHQATHFQITPPDELSCPLLVFVNPKSGGRQGDRILRKFQYMLNPRQVYDLSKGGPKEGLTLFKDLPRFRVICCGGDGTVGWVLEAMDSIELASQPAIGVIPLGTGNDLARCLRWGGGYEGENIPKLMEKIRRASTVMLDRWSIEVTNTPPSEDLRPKVTLHSNMQKVIELSQSVVVDKSLMERFEEIQRQSKQAARAASTTSIMMASETETETEMETATVEFGNSNSTTTRTTTTKSISMSTFETQCLRKTLRSTFSSSSSNTSSGSPCNGNQDAETEAVVEAEVRPKSLARRSDETEKQSLETLLLQHKQQLQQQQQQQQGAASDAAEEAAPATPVGNNQSDNNGQYNKQNNILKQQITLSLDLSDHEEGGDGDGDGDGNGSNSIAATPITPTTPNASTSVPAQQQHLQFEQQKPIKVQCDKDCTVPYNIINNYFSVGVDAAICVKFHLEREKNPHKFNSRMKNKLWYFEYATSETFAASCKNLHESIEIVCDGVALDLANGPHLQGVALLNIPYTHGGSNLWGEHLSQKRIRKSAGPFGKSKKLRAGDKEFSATSFNSADLSVAIQDIGDRLIEVIGLENCLHMGQVRTGLRASGRRLAQCSEVIIRTKKTFPMQIDGEPWMQMPCTIKVTHKNQVPMLMAPRSEKGRGFFNLLCS
- the LOC128255988 gene encoding diacylglycerol kinase 1 isoform X6, which gives rise to MMSLKSKLIDVESIRYKTKSDLLRQRLPALFRTKNSNYSEKQGSLWPSTPSAVLSEPVSAAVIRSPAAIPTSSSHLPPARHPSIPHMSWQLRYGWQIVTSRANCAAAAVACHQLSCPVSLTTAAEIMPNLLLPEDRRRERSWGNLVLRLGCCCIGKYFLHNRCASSVKKECTLGEYAELVVPPTAICPAVLDRQRSVNQAHKATHFQITPPDELSCPLLVFVNPKSGGRQGDRILRKFQYMLNPRQVYDLSKGGPKEGLTLFKDLPRFRVICCGGDGTVGWVLEAMDSIELASQPAIGVIPLGTGNDLARCLRWGGGYEGENIPKLMEKIRRASTVMLDRWSIEVTNTPPSEDLRPKVTLHSNMQKVIELSQSVVVDKSLMERFEEIQRQSKQAARAASTTSIMMASETETETEMETATVEFGNSNSTTTRTTTTKSISMSTFETQCLRKTLRSTFSSSSSNTSSGSPCNGNQDAETEAVVEAEVRPKSLARRSDETEKQSLETLLLQHKQQLQQQQQQQQGAASDAAEEAAPATPVGNNQSDNNGQYNKQNNILKQQITLSLDLSDHEEGGDGDGDGDGNGSNSIAATPITPTTPNASTSVPAQQQHLQFEQQKPIKVQCDKDCTVPYNIINNYFSVGVDAAICVKFHLEREKNPHKFNSRMKNKLWYFEYATSETFAASCKNLHESIEIVCDGVALDLANGPHLQGVALLNIPYTHGGSNLWGEHLSQKRIRKSAGPFGKSKKLRAGDKEFSATSFNSADLSVAIQDIGDRLIEVIGLENCLHMGQVRTGLRASGRRLAQCSEVIIRTKKTFPMQIDGEPWMQMPCTIKVTHKNQVPMLMAPRSEKGRGFFNLLCS
- the LOC128255988 gene encoding diacylglycerol kinase 1 isoform X5, coding for MMSLKSKLIDVESIRYKTKSDLLRQRLPALFRTKNSNYSEKQGSLWPSTPSAVLSEPVSAAVIRSPAAIPTSSSHLPPARHPSIPHMSWQLRYGWQIVTSRANCAAAAVACHQLSCPVSLTTAAEIMPNLLLPEDRRRERSWGNLVLRLGCCCIGKYFLHNRCASSVKKECTLGEYAELVVPPTAICPAVLDRQRSVNQAHKKSQMHHHQATHFQITPPDELSCPLLVFVNPKSGGRQGDRILRKFQYMLNPRQVYDLSKGGPKEGLTLFKDLPRFRVICCGGDGTVGWVLEAMDSIELASQPAIGVIPLGTGNDLARCLRWGGGYEGENIPKLMEKIRRASTVMLDRWSIEVTNTPPSEDLRPKVTLHSNMQKVIELSQSVVVDKSLMERFEEIQRQSKQAARAASTTSIMMASETETETEMETATVEFGNSNSTTTRTTTTKSISMSTFETQCLRKTLRSTFSSSSSNTSSGSPCNGNQDAETEAVVEAEVRPKSLARRSDETEKQSLETLLLQHKQQLQQQQQQQQGAASDAAEEAAPATPVGNNQSDNNGQYNKQNNILKQQITLSLDLSDHEEGGDGDGDGDGNGSNSIAATPITPTTPNASTSVPAQQQHLQFEQQKPIKVQCDKDCTVPYNIINNYFSVGVDAAICVKFHLEREKNPHKFNSRMKNKLWYFEYATSETFAASCKNLHESIEIVCDGVALDLANGPHLQGVALLNIPYTHGGSNLWGEHLSQKRIRKSAGPFGKSKKLRAGDKEFSATSFNSADLSVAIQDIGDRLIEVIGLENCLHMGQVRTGLRASGRRLAQCSEVIIRTKKTFPMQIDGEPWMQMPCTIKVTHKNQVPMLMAPRSEKGRGFFNLLCS
- the LOC128255988 gene encoding diacylglycerol kinase 1 isoform X7; amino-acid sequence: MMVEIDYDADGTVSLDEWQRGGMTTIPLLVLLGVDSTTLKEDGIHVWRLKHFSKPAYCNLCLNMLVGLGKKGLCCVLCKYTVHERCVQHAPASCITTYVKSKKPKSGGDLLHHWVEGNCYGRCSKCRKRIKAYHGITGLTCRWCHMMLHNRCASSVKKECTLGEYAELVVPPTAICPAVLDRQRSVNQAHKKSQMHHHQATHFQITPPDELSCPLLVFVNPKSGGRQGDRILRKFQYMLNPRQVYDLSKGGPKEGLTLFKDLPRFRVICCGGDGTVGWVLEAMDSIELASQPAIGVIPLGTGNDLARCLRWGGGYEGENIPKLMEKIRRASTVMLDRWSIEVTNTPPSEDLRPKVTLHSNMQKVIELSQSVVVDKSLMERFEEIQRQSKQAARAASTTSIMMASETETETEMETATVEFGNSNSTTTRTTTTKSISMSTFETQCLRKTLRSTFSSSSSNTSSGSPCNGNQDAETEAVVEAEVRPKSLARRSDETEKQSLETLLLQHKQQLQQQQQQQQGAASDAAEEAAPATPVGNNQSDNNGQYNKQNNILKQQITLSLDLSDHEEGGDGDGDGDGNGSNSIAATPITPTTPNASTSVPAQQQHLQFEQQKPIKVQCDKDCTVPYNIINNYFSVGVDAAICVKFHLEREKNPHKFNSRMKNKLWYFEYATSETFAASCKNLHESIEIVCDGVALDLANGPHLQGVALLNIPYTHGGSNLWGEHLSQKRIRKSAGPFGKSKKLRAGDKEFSATSFNSADLSVAIQDIGDRLIEVIGLENCLHMGQVRTGLRASGRRLAQCSEVIIRTKKTFPMQIDGEPWMQMPCTIKVTHKNQVPMLMAPRSEKGRGFFNLLCS